The following are from one region of the Salmo salar chromosome ssa27, Ssal_v3.1, whole genome shotgun sequence genome:
- the LOC106588406 gene encoding zinc finger and BTB domain-containing protein 22, whose product MHSLSMGQGCSSSGAPSGSVVQVCFPSSRASVLDSLNRQREEGQLCDLSIQVQGKVFKAHRCVLAASSPYFHDQVLLKNMSTVSIPAVMDPLAFESVLSCAYTGQLRMLREDIVNYLTVGSVLQMWHIVDKCTELLKEGRVVGSASQGIIGGVQGNPGCSSSESSLGAGSAQAGGSNTQAAPHPPSRPSLSESQSPSSTNYFSPRDVNFGGGAAAAGAAGQEGVNATPSYCTPSGAEEAFLIEEEEEEELPFQRKQRSSRRKQTTSVSDQEVGVSDSFGVSSYQDGDASPLQKRPTYSQPSIMPRKQWVVVKTERAQDDDLIVVSGEEGPDEEEERELEMLRERERTFNISNVRTLSGELRSRADHEMETQMDYCQSSEDYLKFDSGLMDQTPPQHLHDSAGQSGGRAVSALLGQVQSAAAARAQLFPIDMQGNQILMYSQSSLDSSQPIGIGSGMAGAPFKGPNLEHGAVHLSAQGGLGGGIDGLDGGGGGGSGKVFMCHCGKTFTHKSMRDRHINMHLDLRPFNCPVCAKKFKMKHHLTEHMKTHTGLKPYDCHGCGKKFMWRDSYMRHRSHCERRGGAAGRSEGGGGSDRTDGVSPQHLPHLPLSASEAGQDAVGGRKGISVLSPHHCSTGSSSNAVSCLTMASAGARLGVNSPSVLQGQGSVFGLGVSQGGCEEEVCEVGDNDSSVT is encoded by the exons ATGCATTCTCTGTCAATGGGGCAGGGCTGTAGCAGCTCAGGTGCCCCCTCTGGCTCGGTAGTTCAGGTGTGCTTCCCCAGCTCCCGGGCGTCTGTACTGGACAGCCTGAATCGGCAGCGCGAGGAGGGCCAGCTCTGTGACCTCTCCATCCAGGTCCAAGGGAAGGTGTTCAAGGCCCACCGCTGCGTGCTAGCTGCATCCTCACCCTACTTTCACGACCAG GTGCTCTTGAAGAACATGTCCACCGTCTCCATCCCTGCCGTCATGGACCCGCTGGCGTTCGAGAGCGTCCTGAGCTGCGCTTACACGGGCCAGCTGCGCATGCTCCGCGAAGACATCGTCAACTACCTCACCGTGGGCAGCGTGCTGCAGATGTGGCACATCGTGGACAAGTGCACAGAGCTCCTCAAAGAGGGGCGGGTGGTGGGTAGCGCATCCCAGGGGATCATTGGGGGAGTGCAGGGGAACCCTGGATGTAGTAGCAGTGAAAGCTCCCTAGGGGCTGGGAGCGCCCAAGCAGGTGGAAGCAACACCCAGGCAGCCCCTCACCCTCCCAGCCGTCCGTCCCTGAGTGAGAGCCAGTCTCCCAGCAGCACCAACTACTTCAGCCCCAGAGACGTCAACTTCGGCGGGGGAGCAGCGGCAGCTGGAGCTGCAGGGCAGGAAGGCGTGAACGCCACTCCCAGCTACTGCACCCCTTCTGGGGCCGAGGAGGCCTTTCTGatcgaagaggaggaggaagaagagctCCCGTTCCAGAGGAAGcaaaggagcagcaggaggaaacAGACAACCTCTGTCTCGGACCAAGAGGTTGGAGTCAGCGACAGCTTCGGAGTGTCGTCCTACCAAGACGGGGATGCCTCCCCTCTCCAGAAGCGACCCACCTACAGCCAGCCAAGCATCATGCCCCGGAAGCAGTGGGTGGTGGTGAAGACGGAGAGAGCCCAGGACGATGACCTGATTGTGGTGTCGGGGGAGGAAGGgccagatgaggaagaggagagagagttggagatgttgagggagagggagaggacctTCAACATATCCAACGTCAGAACTCTGTCTGGAGAGCTGAGGAGCAGAGCGGACCATGAGATGGAGACACAG ATGGATTACTGCCAATCTTCTGAAGACTACCTCAAATTTGACAGTGGTTTGATGGACCAGACTCCCCCACAGCACCTTCATGACAGCGCTGGTCAGAGTGGTGGCAGAGCTGTTTCTGCCCTACTCGGCCAAGTccagtctgctgctgctgctagagcTCAGCTCTTTCCCATAGACATGCAAGGCAACCAGATCCTCATGTACAGCCAATCCTCTTTAGACTCCTCTCAACCCATAGGAATAGGCAGTGGTATGGCTGGGGCACCATTTAAAGGGCCAAACTTAGAGCATGGAGCGGTCCATTTGTCAGCACAGGGGGGTTTGGGCGGTGGCATAGATGGACTGGATGGGGGTGGTGGCGGGGGTTCAGGGAAGGTGTTCATGTGCCACTGTGGAAAGACCTTCACCCACAAGAGCATGCGCGACCGCCATATCAACATGCACCTGGACCTGCGGCCCTTCAACTGCCCCGTCTGCGCCAAGAAGTTCAAGATGAAGCACCACCTGACGGAGCACATGAAGACCCACACGGGACTCAAGCCCTACGACTGCCACGGCTGCGGCAAGAAGTTCATGTGGCGCGACAGCTACATGCGGCACCGCTCCCACTGCGAGAGACGTGGCGGGGCGGCTGGCAGGAGCGAGGGTGGGGGAGGGTCCGACCGCACTGATGGCGTTTCCCCTCAGCAcctccctcatctccccctctcggcCAGCGAGGCCGGTCAAGATGCCGTTGGTGGCAGGAAAGGGATCTCGGTCTTGTCGCCACATCATTGCAGTACAGGTAGCAGCAGCAATGCCGTCTCTTGCCTGACCATGGCCAGTGCAGGAGCGCGCTTAGGGGTCAACTCTCCGAGCGTGTTGCAGGGTCAAGGTTCTGTGTTTGGTCTGGGGGTCAGCCAAGGTGGGTGTGAGGAGGAAGTGTGTGAGGTTGGTGATAATGATAGTAGTGTCACTTGA